The following are from one region of the Neurospora crassa OR74A linkage group III, whole genome shotgun sequence genome:
- a CDS encoding phospholipid-transporting ATPase: MAAGRPPPGAPSSAQHDDLLLDFGNEQPYYGGGQRSTLNDDDLLRLHSDDAQGAAQPRPSVSYDDFVGSGQTTQPTATRPIQPAPGATGGGGPISPYPDSRSLDRHFSQTSDLGNYQRYAEDSDDYPDESTTSYYQHGGAIPPDSAAARDSARARNSVLSMGGGLIGRAKNMLGMGPEGYSEMDLPLTDPRATARVDHSHEPPPPQKPAKKFDFKFGFGGGKPDPATLGPRIIHLNNPPANSLNKYVDNHVSTAKYNFATFLPKFLFEQFSKFANIFFLFTAGLQQIPGLSPTNRYTTIGPLAVVLLVSAGKEMVEDYRRKQADKALNMSKARILRGSTFEETKWINVSVGDIIRVESEESFPADLVLLASSEPEGLCYIETANLDGETNLKIKQALPETSSMVSSSELSRLGGRIRSEQPNSSLYTYEATLTMQAGGGEKELPLNPEQLLLRGATLRNTPWVHGVVVFTGHETKLMRNATAAPIKRTKVERQLNTLVLFLVGILLIFSVVSTVGDLIQRKVEGEEGLAYLFLDPMNGASAVARIFIKDMVTYWVLFSALVPISLFVTIEMVKYWHGILINDDLDMYYDVNDTPANCRTSSLVEELGMVEFVFSDKTGTLTCNMMEYRQCSIAGIMYADKVPEDRIPSGEDGEDGIHDFKQLQKNLESHQSAQVIDQFLTLLAICHTVIPEQAEDGSIKYQAASPDEGALVDGAVQMGYRFVARKPRAVIIEANGQQLEYELLAVCEFNSTRKRMSTIYRCPDGKVRCYCKGADTVILERLNDQNPHVDATLRHLEEYASEGLRTLCLAMREIPEHEFQEWMKVYETAQTTIGGNRADELDKAAELIEHDFYLLGATAIEDRLQDGVPETIHTLQEAGIKVWVLTGDRQETAINIGMSCKLLSEDMMLLIVNEESAEATRDNLQKKLDAIRNQGDATIEMETLALVIDGKSLTYALEKDMEKLFLDLAIMCKAVICCRVSPLQKALVVKLVKKYQKESILLAIGDGANDVSMIQAAHIGVGISGMEGLQAARSADVSIAQFRYLRKLLLVHGAWSYHRVSKTILFSFYKNICLYLTQFWYTFQNVFSGEVIYESWTLSFYNVFFTVLPPLALGILDQFVSARLLDRYPQLYNLGQRNTFFKIRVFGEWIINAVYHSIILYVGGCLFWLNDGPQGDGFPGGKWVWGTAMYGAVLLTVLGKAALVTNNWTKYHVIAIPGSMAFWILFVAVYGEVAPKLNISVEYFGVIPRLFTSPIFWIQMPTLAILCLLRDFAWKFSKRLWRPEAYHHVQEIQKYNIQDYRPRMEQFQKAIRKVRQVQRMRKQRGYAFSQADESQTRVLQAYDTTQHRGRYGEMASSRPNQ; encoded by the exons ATGGCGGCTGGCCGCCCCCCTCCTGGGGCCCCGTCGAGCGCTCAACACGACGATCTGCTGCTCGACTTCGGCAACGAACAACCATATTATGGCGGGGGACAAAGGTCGACTTTAAACGACGACGATCTCTTGCGACTACACAGCGATGATGCGCAAGGCGCCGCGCAACCTCGCCCGTCCGTATCCTACGATGACTTCGTCGGCTCCGGGCAAACAACACAACCAACAGCTACAAGACCTATACAGCCCGCGCCAGGCGCGACAGGCGGCGGAGGCCCAATAAGTCCATACCCTGATAGCAGGTCCCTGGACCGGCATTTCAGCCAAACGTCGGATCTCGGAAACTATCAACGCTATGCCGAGGACTCTGACGACTACCCTGACGAGAGTACCACGTCCTACTACCAACATGGCGGAGCTATCCCCCCGGACTCGGCGGCTGCCCGCGACAGCGCGCGCGCACGGAATAGCGTCCTGAGCATGGGTGGCGGTTTGATCGGTCGTGCCAAGAACATGCTTGGAATGGGCCCTGAGGGATACTCGGAGATGGACCTCCCCTTGACGGATCCGCGAGCGACCGCACGGGTAGACCACTCTCacgagcctcctcctccccagaAGCCAGCCAAGAAGTTTGATTTCAagtttgggtttgggggCGGAAAGCCGGATCCAGCAACCCTTGGGCCCCGTATCATCCATCTCAACAACCCTCCCGCCAACAGCCTGAACAAGTATGTCGACAACCACGTCTCGACCGCCAAGTACAATTTTGCGACTTTTTTGCCCAAGTTCCTCTTCGAGCAGTTCTCCAAATTCGCCaacatcttcttcttatttaccGCCGGTCTACAGCAGATTCCCGGCCTGTCTCCTACAAACAGATATACTACAATTGGTCCTCTAGCTGTTGTGCTCTTGGTTTCGGCGGGTAAAGAGATGGTCGAAGATTATCGGAGAAAACAGGCAGATAAGGCGCTCAATATGTCCAAGGCCCGGATCCTGAGGGGTTCGACATTCGAGGAAACGAAATGGATCAACGTCTCGGTTGGAGACATCATTCGAGTCGAATCTGAGGAGTCCTTCCCCGCCGATCTTGTTCTCTTGGCGAGTTCCGAGCCCGAGGGTCTTTGCTATATCGAAACCGCCAATCTCGACGGAGAGACCAACCTCAAGATCAAGCAAGCTCTGCCAGAAACGTCATCTATGGTTAGCTCCAGCGAGTTGAGTCGTCTGGGAGGCAGGATTCGCTCCGAGCAGCCCAACAGCAGTCTTTACACTTACGAAGCGACCTTGACCATGCAGGCTGGAGgtggggagaaggagcttCCTCTAAACCCCGAGCAGTTGCTTCTCCGTGGTGCTACTCTGCGCAACACCCCTTGGGTCCACGGTGTCGTTGTCTTCACTGGCCACGAGACCAAGCTGATGCGCAACGCCACGGCCGCGCCGATTAAGCGCACCAAGGTCGAGAGGCAGCTGAACACGCTCGTactcttcctcgtcggtaTCCTTTTGATCTTCAGCGTGGTCTCTACTGTCGGTGATCTCATCCAACGAAAGgtggagggcgaggaaggtCTCGCTTATCTCTTCTTGGATCCTATGAACGGTGCCTCGGCTGTTGCTCGCATCTTCATCAAGGACATGGTCACATACTGGGTTTTGTTTTCCGCTCTCGTTCCCATTTCGCTCTTCGTCACCATTGAAATGGTCAAGTATTGGCACGGCATTCTCATTAACGACGACCTTGATATGTATTACGACGTTAACGACACCCCTGCCAATTGCCGAACTTCCAGTCTGGTTGAGGAATTGGGCATGGTTGAGTTCGTCTTCTCAGACAAGACTGGTACCTTGACCTGCAACATGATGGAATATAGGCAATGCTCGATCGCTGGAATCATGTACGCCGACAAGGTGCCCGAGGATAGAATCCCGAGTGGTGAGGACGGAGAGGATGGAATCCACGACTTCAAGCAACTGCAGAAGAATCTCGAGAGCCACCAATCTGCGCAGGTCATTGACCAATTTCTCACCCTTCTCGCCATCTGCCATACTGTTATTCCGGAACAGGCTGAAGACGGAAGCATCAAGTACCAAGCCGCGTCACCAGATGAGGGAGCGCTTGTCGATGGTGCGGTACAGATGGGCTACAGGTTCGTCGCTCGCAAGCCGCGCGCTGTTATCATCGAAGCCAACGGCCAGCAGCTTGAGTACGAGCTCTTGGCAGTCTGCGAGTTCAACTCAACCAGAAAGAGAATGTCCACGATTTATCGTTGCCCTGACGGCAAGGTTCGTTGCTACTGCAAGGGTGCAGACACCGTCATCCTGGAAAGGCTCAATGACCAGAACCCCCACGTCGACGCCACCCTGCGACATCTTGAGGAATATGCTTCTGAGGGACTACGCACGCTCTGCTTGGCCATGAGGGAAATCCCGGAGCACGAATTCCAGGAGTGGATGAAGGTTTACGAGACGGCGCAGACGACCATTGGTGGTAATCGTGCAGATGAGCTGGACAAGGCTGCCGAACTCATCGAGCACGACTTCTACCTTCTTGGTGCCACCGCTATCGAGGATCGCTTGCAGGACGGTGTGCCCGAGACCATTCACACCCTCCAGGAAGCTGGCATCAAGGTTTGGGTCTTGACCGGTGACAGACAAGAGACCGCCATCAACATTGGCATGAGTTGCAAGTTGCTTAGTGAGGACATGATGCTGCTCATTGTCAACGAAGAGAGTGCGGAAGCTACGCGGGATAATCTTCAGAAGAAGCTCGATGCCATCCGCAACCAGGGCGATGCCACCATTGAGATGGAGACCCTGGCTCTCGTTATTGACGGCAAATCGCTAACGTACGCTCTGGAGAAGGACATGGAGAAGCTCTTCCTTGATCTTGCCATCATGTGCAAGGCCGTTATCTGCTGCCGTGTTTCCCCTCTGCAAAAGGCCCTGGTCGTCAAGTTGGTCAAGAAGTATCAAAAGGAGTCGATTCTCCTCGCTATTGGCGACGGAGCCAACGATGTCTCTATGATTCAGGCTGCCCATATTGGTGTCGGTATCAGCGGTATGGAAGGTCTACAAGCTGCGCGCAGTGCCGATGTGTCTATTGCCCAGTTCCGTTACCTCCGCAAGTTGCTTCTCGTCCATGGCGCCTGGAGCTACCATCGTGTGTCGAAGACCATTTTGTTCTCTTTCTATAAGAACATTTGCCTTTATCTGACACAGTTTTGG TACACTTTCCAAAACGTCTTTTCCGGTGAAGTCATCTACGAATCCTGGACTCTCTCTTTCTACAACGTCTTTTTTACGGTCCTTCCGCCGCTCGCCCTTGGTATCCTCGATCAGTTCGTCTCTGCCCGCCTGCTCGACCGCTACCCGCAGCTCTACAACCTCGGCCAGCGCAACACCTTCTTCAAGATCCGTGTCTTCGGCGAATGGATCATCAACGCCGTCTACCACTCCATCATTCTCTATGTAGGCGGCTGTCTCTTCTGGCTCAACGACGGGCCTCAAGGTGACGGTTTCCCTGGCGGAAAGTGGGTCTGGGGTACAGCCATGTATGGTGCCGTCCTACTTACCGTCCTCGGCAAAGCCGCGCTGGTGACCAACAACTGGACCAAGTACCACGTCATCGCCATCCCCGGTTCCATGGCTTTCTGGATCTTATTCGTGGCAGTCTATGGCGAGGTGGCGCCCAAGCTGAACATCAGTGTTGAGTACTTTGGCGTCATCCCCAGGCTGTTCACGAGCCCGATCTTCTGGATCCAGATGCCTACGCTGGCAATCCTCTGTTTGCTCAGAGATTTTGCGTGGAAGTTTAGCAAGCGGTTGTGGAGACCGGAGGCGTATCATCACGTGCAGGAGATTCAGAAGTATAACATTCAGGATTATAGGCCTCG CATGGAACAATTCCAAAAAGCCATCCGCAAAGTCCGTCAGGTCCAGCGCATGCGCAAGCAACGCGGTTATGCCTTTTCGCAGGCCGACGAGTCGCAGACCCGCGTGCTCCAGGCCTACGACACAACACAGCATCGTGGTCGGTATGGCGAGATGGCCAGTTCAAGACCGAATCAataa